In Candidatus Promineifilum breve, one genomic interval encodes:
- the murB gene encoding UDP-N-acetylmuramate dehydrogenase: MNLMTTVQTVERLRQIFGDQLQVNESLARHTTARVGGPAELFLTVNSAEQLQTAVEMAYNAGVGYFLLGGGSNILVADAGISGLVILNRARKVSFRHSGAGVVCTAESGANFSALARQCISRGLGGLEWAIGIPGTVGGAVVGNAGAHGDDMNGVLLAATVWEPGFGVRVYNREEMAYAYRDSVLKRDQGAARGRRVVLSAELRLRPEAVDVLSARAEGFNAHRKERQPGGASTGSMFKNPENYYAGYLIDTAGLKGFRVGDAAISEKHANFFINDGQATAEDVRALIAEAWNSVRDQFGIEMELEVELVGDWTFE, encoded by the coding sequence ATGAACCTCATGACGACTGTGCAGACCGTAGAGAGATTGCGACAGATATTCGGCGACCAGTTGCAGGTCAACGAATCGCTGGCCCGCCACACCACCGCCCGCGTCGGCGGCCCGGCCGAGCTGTTCCTGACGGTCAACTCGGCCGAGCAGTTGCAGACGGCGGTGGAGATGGCCTATAACGCCGGGGTGGGCTACTTCCTGCTCGGCGGCGGCTCCAATATTCTGGTGGCCGACGCCGGCATCAGCGGCCTGGTGATCCTGAACCGGGCGCGCAAGGTCAGCTTTCGCCATAGCGGCGCGGGCGTGGTCTGCACGGCTGAGTCGGGGGCCAATTTCTCGGCGCTGGCCCGCCAATGTATCAGCCGCGGTCTGGGCGGGCTGGAATGGGCCATCGGCATCCCCGGCACGGTCGGCGGCGCGGTAGTGGGCAATGCCGGAGCGCATGGCGACGATATGAATGGGGTCTTGCTGGCGGCCACGGTCTGGGAACCGGGCTTCGGCGTGCGCGTCTACAACCGCGAGGAGATGGCCTACGCCTACCGCGACAGCGTCCTCAAGCGCGATCAGGGCGCGGCGCGGGGGCGGCGGGTGGTGCTGTCGGCCGAGTTGCGGCTGCGGCCCGAGGCCGTGGATGTGCTCTCGGCCCGCGCCGAGGGCTTCAACGCCCACCGCAAGGAGCGGCAGCCCGGCGGGGCCAGCACCGGCTCCATGTTCAAGAACCCGGAGAATTATTACGCCGGCTATCTGATCGACACCGCCGGCCTCAAGGGCTTCCGCGTCGGTGACGCGGCGATCTCGGAGAAGCACGCCAACTTCTTCATCAACGACGGCCAGGCCACGGCCGAGGACGTGCGCGCCCTCATCGCCGAAGCCTGGAACAGCGTCCGCGATCAGTTCGGCATTGAGATGGAACTGGAAGTCGAACTCGTGGGCGATTGGACGTTTGAATAA
- the nrdR gene encoding transcriptional regulator NrdR: MRCPYCHFEKTHVIDTSHDRRGGTRRRRVCEACGQRYTSYERPILATPLLIKKDGSREEFSREKLLGGIRVACAKRPISAADIERIAGEIESELQRMGQEEVKSRIVGDMVIGKLKELDLVAYVRYAIVYLRLDDLSSIRSEIDRLLTEQS, from the coding sequence ATGCGATGTCCCTATTGTCATTTTGAGAAGACGCACGTCATCGACACCAGCCACGACCGGCGCGGCGGCACACGCCGGCGGCGGGTGTGCGAGGCGTGCGGCCAACGGTATACGTCCTACGAGCGGCCCATCCTGGCGACGCCGCTGCTGATCAAAAAGGACGGTTCGCGCGAGGAGTTCTCGCGCGAGAAGTTGCTGGGCGGGATTCGCGTGGCCTGCGCCAAGCGGCCGATCTCGGCCGCCGACATCGAGCGCATCGCCGGCGAAATCGAGTCCGAATTGCAACGCATGGGCCAGGAAGAGGTGAAGAGCCGCATCGTCGGCGACATGGTCATCGGCAAGCTAAAAGAGCTGGACCTGGTCGCCTACGTGCGCTACGCCATCGTCTATCTGCGCCTCGATGACTTGTCGTCGATTCGCAGCGAGATCGATCGCCTGTTGACGGAACAATCTTAA
- the ftsA gene encoding cell division protein FtsA, with protein sequence MEEIVLGIDIGTTKICALVGEVRNREMRIIGLGMQPSAGMRKGMIVDVPSASVALAAALEAAEQTSGYQLSQALISVAGEHISSTNNRGLVAINRNEDGVTPQDIDRALETAQAIAIPSNRQIVHLIPRHYTIDDHAGVRQPLGMHGYRLEIEAHIVTAATSAIQNLTHCAETVGIKAEEMVLNALASGEAVLEPAEREMGVLIADIGGGTTDLALYKQGTVWHTKVIPIGGYHITNDIAIGLRAPYEVAEKVKIQYGDCRPAEIDPDFVFMVEPFGGEKIQVGRQDLAQVIEARVEEIFHLILKDIQQSGYDEYLPAGIVLTGGTALLRGITSVAERVLNVPARVATPKNLVGLVDSLHSPAYATSVGLLRWAGSEHHRYQTHAQPAGLWGRRMGSFIRTLLPG encoded by the coding sequence ATGGAAGAGATCGTATTAGGCATCGACATCGGCACAACCAAGATCTGCGCTCTGGTGGGCGAGGTGCGCAACCGGGAGATGCGCATCATCGGGCTGGGCATGCAGCCCTCGGCCGGTATGCGCAAGGGGATGATCGTCGACGTGCCCTCGGCGTCGGTGGCGCTGGCCGCGGCCCTGGAAGCGGCCGAGCAGACCTCCGGCTACCAGCTATCCCAGGCGCTCATCAGCGTGGCCGGCGAACACATCAGCTCCACCAACAACCGGGGGCTGGTGGCGATCAACCGCAACGAGGACGGGGTGACGCCCCAGGACATCGACCGCGCGCTGGAGACGGCCCAGGCCATTGCCATCCCCAGCAACCGGCAGATCGTCCACCTCATCCCGCGCCATTACACCATTGACGATCATGCCGGCGTGCGCCAACCGTTGGGCATGCACGGCTACCGGCTGGAGATCGAGGCCCACATCGTCACCGCCGCCACCTCGGCCATCCAAAACCTGACCCACTGCGCCGAGACAGTGGGCATTAAGGCCGAGGAGATGGTGCTCAACGCGCTGGCCTCCGGCGAGGCGGTGCTGGAACCGGCCGAGCGGGAGATGGGCGTGCTCATCGCCGACATCGGCGGCGGCACGACCGACCTGGCCCTCTATAAGCAGGGCACGGTGTGGCATACCAAGGTCATCCCCATCGGCGGCTATCACATCACCAACGACATCGCCATTGGCCTGCGCGCCCCCTACGAGGTGGCCGAGAAGGTCAAGATTCAGTATGGCGACTGCCGCCCGGCGGAGATCGACCCCGATTTCGTCTTCATGGTCGAGCCGTTCGGCGGCGAGAAGATTCAGGTCGGCCGCCAGGATTTGGCCCAGGTGATCGAGGCGCGGGTGGAAGAGATCTTCCATCTCATCCTGAAGGACATCCAGCAATCGGGCTACGACGAGTATCTGCCGGCGGGCATCGTGCTGACCGGCGGCACGGCCCTGTTGCGGGGCATCACCAGCGTGGCCGAGCGCGTGCTCAACGTGCCGGCGCGGGTGGCGACGCCCAAGAATCTGGTCGGCCTCGTCGATTCGCTGCACAGCCCGGCCTACGCCACCAGCGTCGGCCTGCTGCGCTGGGCCGGCAGCGAACACCATCGCTATCAGACGCATGCCCAACCGGCCGGCCTCTGGGGCCGGCGAATGGGCAGCTTTATCAGGACTTTGCTGCCGGGGTAG
- a CDS encoding UDP-N-acetylglucosamine--N-acetylmuramyl-(pentapeptide) pyrophosphoryl-undecaprenol N-acetylglucosamine transferase, translating to MRILICAGGTGGGIYPALAAATELQALGVAEDDLLWIGAKGEMEETLVRRAGLRLETIPGGPIVGVPLPTRARNALKLARGAVAAGGHLRRFQPDVMFMTGGYVAAPVALAARRQGVPIVIYLPDVEPGSTIRLVVPLARRIAATTDGSQAYVPAEKLVVTGYPVRPDVRAARTLTKAEALATFDLTPARPTLFVFGGSRGARNINRALMAALPALLTQAQIIHVSGELTWPEVEAHAATLPAELRAFYRPYAYLHEEMGAAFRAADLALARAGASMLGECPAFGLPSILVPLTFAWRYQKVNADYLTERGAAVQLVDETLGQTLLPTVQELLFDRERLARMAAAAAALDKPDAAADLARLILAEGNPDPGHPDPGSPDHRAHPSIAREETLC from the coding sequence ATGCGCATTTTGATTTGCGCCGGCGGCACGGGTGGCGGTATCTACCCGGCCCTGGCGGCGGCGACGGAATTACAGGCGCTGGGCGTCGCCGAGGATGATTTATTGTGGATCGGCGCGAAAGGTGAGATGGAAGAAACATTGGTAAGGCGAGCGGGTTTGCGATTGGAGACGATCCCCGGCGGGCCGATTGTCGGCGTGCCGCTGCCCACACGCGCCCGTAACGCCCTGAAGCTGGCCCGCGGCGCGGTGGCGGCCGGCGGTCATCTGCGCCGTTTCCAACCGGACGTCATGTTTATGACCGGCGGCTACGTGGCCGCGCCGGTGGCCCTGGCCGCTCGGCGTCAGGGCGTGCCCATCGTCATCTATTTGCCCGACGTGGAACCGGGCAGCACCATTCGCCTGGTCGTCCCCCTGGCGCGACGCATTGCGGCCACCACCGACGGCTCGCAAGCCTACGTGCCGGCCGAGAAGCTGGTCGTCACCGGCTATCCGGTGCGGCCCGACGTGCGCGCCGCGCGGACACTGACCAAGGCCGAGGCGCTGGCAACGTTTGACCTGACCCCCGCCCGCCCGACGCTGTTCGTCTTCGGCGGCAGCCGCGGCGCGCGCAACATCAACCGGGCGCTGATGGCCGCTTTGCCGGCGCTGCTGACCCAGGCGCAGATTATCCACGTCAGCGGCGAATTGACCTGGCCGGAAGTTGAGGCCCACGCGGCCACACTGCCGGCCGAATTGCGCGCTTTCTATCGCCCCTATGCCTATTTGCATGAGGAGATGGGGGCGGCCTTCCGCGCCGCCGATCTGGCCTTGGCCCGCGCCGGGGCCAGTATGCTGGGCGAGTGCCCGGCCTTTGGCTTGCCATCCATCCTCGTGCCGCTGACGTTCGCCTGGCGCTATCAGAAAGTGAACGCCGACTATTTGACCGAGCGGGGCGCGGCCGTCCAGTTGGTCGATGAAACCCTGGGCCAAACCCTGTTGCCGACGGTGCAGGAACTGCTCTTCGACCGCGAGCGGCTGGCCCGGATGGCCGCCGCCGCCGCCGCCCTCGACAAGCCCGACGCGGCGGCCGATTTGGCCCGGCTGATTCTGGCCGAGGGCAACCCGGACCCGGGCCACCCGGACCCGGGCAGCCCGGACCATCGCGCGCATCCGTCAATCGCGCGCGAGGAGACACTATGTTGA
- the ftsZ gene encoding cell division protein FtsZ, which translates to MPATEGSALIRVVGVGGGGSNAVNRMINENIVGVEFIAVNTDQQALLGSNAPIRIAIGERTTRGLGSGGDPDTGARAAEESLEELRQTLQGSDMVFVTAGMGGGTGTGGTPIVARAARDAGALTIGVVTRPFTFEGSQRSRSAEAGIEQLKEHVDTLIVIPNDRLLETADKRVSLLDSFRMADDILRQGIQGISELITVPGLINLDFADVKTIMSMGGAALMAVGEGSGDERARDAATQALSSRLLDVTIDGARGILFNVTGGPDMTLYEINQAAAIIRETAHPDVNLIFGAVIDEKMSNKLRITVIATGFEHHTPMRQMASTAATQQARMMPNRPPAREPVPANVPAAHAPSRQPSQPQQGRPGTQDAYRFNDLEVPAFLRKRQ; encoded by the coding sequence ATGCCGGCCACCGAAGGCTCGGCATTGATCCGGGTCGTTGGCGTCGGTGGCGGCGGCAGCAATGCCGTCAACCGCATGATCAACGAAAACATCGTTGGCGTCGAGTTCATCGCCGTCAACACCGATCAGCAGGCGCTGTTGGGCAGCAACGCGCCGATCCGCATCGCCATCGGCGAGCGGACCACCCGCGGGCTAGGCTCCGGCGGCGACCCGGACACCGGCGCGCGCGCGGCCGAGGAGTCCCTGGAAGAGTTGCGCCAGACGCTGCAAGGCTCGGACATGGTCTTCGTGACGGCCGGCATGGGCGGCGGCACGGGCACGGGCGGCACGCCCATCGTGGCCCGCGCGGCCCGCGATGCCGGCGCGCTGACCATCGGCGTCGTCACCCGGCCGTTCACCTTTGAGGGATCGCAGCGCTCGCGCTCGGCCGAGGCCGGCATCGAGCAATTGAAAGAGCACGTCGATACGCTCATCGTGATCCCCAACGACCGCCTGCTGGAGACGGCCGACAAGCGCGTGTCGCTGCTCGATTCGTTCCGCATGGCCGACGACATCCTGCGCCAGGGCATCCAGGGCATCAGTGAACTGATCACCGTGCCCGGCCTCATCAACCTGGACTTCGCCGACGTCAAGACCATCATGTCGATGGGCGGCGCGGCGCTGATGGCCGTGGGCGAAGGCTCCGGCGACGAGCGCGCCCGCGACGCGGCCACCCAGGCCCTGTCGAGCCGCCTGCTGGACGTGACCATCGACGGCGCGCGCGGCATCCTGTTCAACGTCACCGGCGGCCCGGATATGACGCTGTACGAGATCAACCAGGCCGCGGCCATCATCCGCGAGACGGCCCACCCCGATGTCAATCTGATCTTCGGCGCGGTCATCGACGAGAAGATGAGCAACAAGCTGCGCATCACCGTCATCGCTACCGGCTTCGAGCATCACACGCCGATGCGCCAGATGGCCTCGACCGCCGCCACCCAGCAGGCGCGCATGATGCCCAACCGCCCGCCGGCCCGCGAACCCGTTCCGGCCAATGTGCCGGCCGCCCACGCGCCCAGCCGACAACCCAGCCAGCCGCAACAAGGGCGGCCGGGGACGCAGGACGCCTATCGTTTTAACGATCTGGAGGTGCCGGCCTTTTTACGTAAACGACAATAG
- a CDS encoding cell division protein FtsQ/DivIB: protein MSERKTDGKPRLRKQPRTRRVYTATSAPLTQLSMPKTAKKRKARNSRQRFSRPLAGVRSIIFNARWVSLAVVGLTVYALFVIGGDDRFYLNYIPVEGSASIEINHVVEESGLAGQHVFAADPQEAADRIGAIGGVVTATVTLHWPNDVVIRIREKPPLATWQEGDETFWIDEDGHLSPARAATVGLLSIIAEEPVATADDLSAAAVEEEEAAALAEETEAAADEDAADETTAETDAATEAQTESEAAFVPEAVLAGALQLRELRPNIDKLYYQPSDGLGYQDGRGWTAYFGAGRDMHQKLVVYETIVANLLERGARPAYISVANQYKPYYRLAP from the coding sequence ATGAGCGAGCGCAAGACCGACGGCAAACCACGCCTGCGCAAACAGCCGCGCACGCGCCGCGTCTACACGGCCACGTCCGCGCCGTTGACCCAGCTGTCGATGCCCAAGACGGCCAAGAAGCGCAAGGCGCGCAACAGCCGGCAGCGCTTCAGCCGCCCCCTGGCCGGGGTGCGGAGTATTATTTTCAATGCCCGCTGGGTCAGTCTGGCCGTGGTCGGTCTGACCGTCTATGCCCTGTTCGTCATCGGCGGCGACGACCGCTTCTATCTGAACTACATCCCGGTCGAAGGATCAGCGTCGATTGAGATCAACCACGTGGTCGAGGAGAGCGGCCTGGCCGGGCAACACGTCTTCGCCGCCGACCCGCAAGAGGCGGCCGACCGCATCGGGGCCATCGGCGGCGTGGTCACAGCCACCGTCACCCTCCACTGGCCCAATGACGTGGTCATTCGCATCCGCGAGAAGCCGCCGTTGGCGACGTGGCAGGAAGGGGACGAGACGTTCTGGATCGACGAGGACGGCCATCTGAGTCCGGCGCGGGCGGCCACGGTCGGCCTGTTGAGCATCATCGCCGAGGAGCCGGTCGCCACGGCCGATGACCTGTCGGCGGCGGCTGTGGAAGAAGAGGAAGCGGCGGCCCTGGCCGAAGAAACCGAAGCGGCCGCCGATGAAGACGCCGCCGATGAGACGACCGCCGAGACCGACGCGGCGACGGAGGCCCAGACCGAAAGCGAGGCCGCCTTTGTGCCCGAAGCGGTGTTGGCCGGCGCGCTGCAACTGCGCGAGTTGCGGCCCAACATCGACAAACTGTATTACCAGCCGTCCGATGGCCTCGGCTATCAGGACGGCCGCGGCTGGACGGCCTATTTCGGCGCGGGCCGGGATATGCATCAGAAGTTGGTTGTCTACGAGACGATTGTGGCGAATTTGCTGGAGCGCGGCGCCCGTCCGGCCTACATCAGCGTCGCCAACCAGTACAAGCCGTATTACCGGCTGGCCCCGTAG
- the murC gene encoding UDP-N-acetylmuramate--L-alanine ligase yields MAQSLATEAMTVQITPGRRVHIVGIGGAGMSAIARVLLGRGLRVSGSDLQANAQTEALAAEGVVVYDGHAAEHIDDAELVVISSAVPPTNPEWTAALSRGIPVLKRADLLGQLMLGTTGIAVAGSHGKTTTTGLIAHILLAAGLDPTVIVGGTLPELGGNGRFGRGPHFVIEADEYDYTFLGLRPEIAVITNVEHDHPDLFPTAEAYRDAFRRFAALLPAGGRLILCADDPGAMALAAELPSGTPITTYGLGENGGAQPMARALDARPNQLGGTDFVVEIDGQTVGLARLRLPGLHNVRNALAALVVARELGIDFAQACRALADFGGVQRRFQIIGEAGGVTVIDDYAHHPTEIRATLAAARRRYPGRRLWAVWQPHTYSRTRLLLDEFAAAFDQADRVVALDIYRSREAVDPSLTTADVLARMAHPDASHVGDRRAAADYLLERLRPDDVVLTLGAGDGDAVGRWVLEGLSTQRGMKR; encoded by the coding sequence ATGGCCCAATCACTTGCGACGGAAGCCATGACCGTTCAGATCACACCCGGAAGGCGCGTCCACATTGTGGGCATCGGCGGGGCCGGCATGTCGGCCATCGCCCGCGTCTTGCTGGGGCGTGGTCTGCGCGTCTCCGGCTCCGACTTGCAGGCCAACGCCCAGACCGAGGCGCTGGCCGCCGAGGGTGTGGTGGTCTATGACGGCCACGCCGCCGAACACATCGACGACGCGGAACTGGTCGTCATCTCCTCGGCCGTGCCCCCGACCAACCCGGAATGGACGGCGGCGCTGTCCCGCGGCATCCCCGTGCTGAAGCGGGCCGATCTGCTGGGCCAATTGATGCTGGGCACGACCGGCATCGCCGTGGCCGGTTCGCACGGCAAGACGACGACCACCGGCCTCATCGCCCACATCCTGCTGGCCGCCGGCCTGGACCCGACGGTGATTGTGGGCGGCACGCTGCCCGAACTGGGCGGCAACGGCCGCTTCGGGCGCGGGCCGCACTTCGTCATCGAGGCCGACGAATACGATTACACCTTCCTCGGCCTGCGGCCGGAGATCGCCGTCATCACCAACGTCGAGCACGACCACCCCGACCTGTTCCCCACGGCCGAAGCCTACCGGGATGCCTTCCGCCGCTTCGCCGCGCTGTTGCCGGCCGGCGGGCGGCTCATCCTCTGCGCCGACGATCCCGGCGCCATGGCCCTGGCCGCCGAGTTGCCGTCCGGCACGCCCATCACCACCTATGGCCTGGGCGAAAACGGCGGCGCGCAACCGATGGCCCGCGCCCTCGACGCCCGGCCCAACCAGTTGGGCGGGACGGATTTCGTGGTGGAGATCGACGGCCAGACGGTCGGGCTGGCGCGCCTGCGCCTGCCGGGGCTGCACAACGTGCGCAACGCGCTGGCCGCGCTGGTGGTGGCCCGCGAATTGGGCATCGACTTCGCCCAGGCTTGCCGGGCATTGGCCGATTTTGGCGGCGTCCAGCGGCGCTTCCAGATCATCGGCGAGGCCGGCGGCGTGACGGTCATCGATGATTACGCCCACCACCCGACGGAAATCCGGGCCACGCTGGCCGCCGCCCGCCGCCGCTATCCCGGCCGCCGCCTGTGGGCCGTGTGGCAGCCGCACACCTATAGCCGCACGCGCCTGCTGCTGGACGAATTCGCCGCCGCCTTCGACCAGGCCGACCGGGTGGTGGCCCTTGATATTTATCGCAGCCGCGAGGCCGTCGACCCCAGCCTGACCACGGCCGATGTCCTGGCCCGCATGGCCCACCCCGACGCCAGCCACGTCGGCGACCGGCGCGCGGCGGCCGATTATTTGCTGGAGCGGCTGCGGCCCGATGACGTGGTGCTGACGCTGGGCGCCGGCGATGGCGACGCCGTCGGCCGCTGGGTATTAGAAGGCTTGTCAACTCAACGCGGGATGAAGAGATAA
- a CDS encoding FtsW/RodA/SpoVE family cell cycle protein, with protein sequence MTTLNVVKRRTTSLLAGRNKYAVDYWLLLAAAALLVLGFLMVYSTTFDLGDRFQGNPVYYLTRQLVAMGLGILFILVFMQFDYHILRYLSVIIIVTAVALLFFLLIFGQVDEYGAVRTLAAGSYQPSELAKLATILYIAHWLDSKGDRIKKINYGLIPFSVIVGGMFALIVVQPALSAAILVGLIGFTLFFVAGADLKQVLVAGVLALAVVVVMMLTLPHAQQRWADFIATLRDPQQASYQVQQALGALANGGVWGLGLGKGDQKFGPLPLAHTDGVFAIVGEEMGLLGSVGVVLLMGFLAWRGFRVAARARDTYGFLLAVGVTVWIAYQALINVAVITAVMPFTGMPMPFLSYGGSSMLMTVIGVGVLLNVSRDAALGSRPARRQPTGGPQDKG encoded by the coding sequence ATGACCACCCTTAACGTCGTCAAGCGGCGCACCACGTCCCTGCTGGCCGGGCGCAATAAATATGCCGTCGATTACTGGCTGCTGCTGGCCGCGGCCGCCCTGCTGGTGCTCGGCTTTCTGATGGTCTACAGCACCACGTTCGATTTGGGCGACCGATTCCAGGGTAATCCGGTCTATTATCTGACGCGCCAGCTCGTGGCGATGGGCTTGGGCATCCTGTTCATCCTCGTCTTCATGCAATTCGATTACCATATTCTGCGCTACCTCTCGGTGATTATCATCGTTACCGCCGTGGCGCTGCTCTTCTTTTTGCTCATCTTCGGCCAGGTGGACGAGTACGGCGCGGTGCGGACGCTGGCCGCCGGCTCCTATCAGCCGTCGGAACTGGCTAAGCTGGCGACGATCCTCTATATCGCCCACTGGCTGGACTCGAAAGGGGATCGCATCAAGAAGATCAATTATGGCCTGATCCCGTTCTCGGTCATCGTCGGCGGCATGTTCGCCCTGATTGTGGTGCAGCCGGCGCTGAGCGCGGCCATCCTGGTCGGACTGATCGGCTTCACCCTCTTCTTCGTGGCCGGGGCCGACCTGAAGCAGGTGCTCGTCGCCGGGGTGCTGGCTTTGGCGGTGGTCGTCGTGATGATGCTCACGCTGCCCCATGCCCAGCAACGGTGGGCCGACTTCATTGCCACGTTGCGCGACCCGCAACAGGCCAGCTACCAGGTACAGCAAGCTCTGGGCGCGTTGGCCAACGGCGGCGTTTGGGGTCTTGGGCTGGGTAAGGGCGATCAGAAGTTCGGCCCCCTGCCGCTGGCCCATACCGACGGCGTCTTCGCCATTGTGGGCGAGGAGATGGGGCTGCTCGGCTCGGTGGGTGTGGTGCTGTTGATGGGCTTTCTGGCCTGGCGCGGCTTCCGTGTGGCCGCCCGCGCCCGCGATACCTATGGCTTTTTGCTGGCCGTGGGCGTGACGGTGTGGATCGCCTATCAGGCCTTGATCAACGTCGCCGTCATCACCGCCGTCATGCCCTTTACCGGGATGCCCATGCCCTTTCTCAGCTATGGCGGTTCGTCGATGCTGATGACGGTGATCGGCGTGGGCGTATTGCTCAACGTCTCGCGCGACGCGGCCCTGGGTTCCCGACCGGCTCGCCGGCAGCCGACGGGCGGCCCACAGGACAAGGGGTGA
- a CDS encoding CvpA family protein, with protein sequence MLSLTAAFWIMVFIFAFVGMMRGWSKEVVVTLSVVLALFTINQFFPTIFGFIGWQDSVNPPPIPTDDARRWEFAVMSAFLLSLAFFGYQGPALARSSVGARLTRHDNITDKVLGFLVGGLNGWLIIGSIWSFLEFQLVEASKWVRFTSDIPYPFDPARISRPASDIATIIDNLPIPFLTQSPYILPLLLVGVVIFVLVVLV encoded by the coding sequence ATGTTGAGCTTGACCGCCGCCTTCTGGATCATGGTCTTTATCTTCGCCTTTGTGGGCATGATGCGCGGCTGGAGCAAGGAAGTCGTTGTCACTTTGTCGGTCGTTCTGGCGCTCTTCACCATCAACCAATTCTTCCCCACCATCTTCGGCTTTATCGGCTGGCAGGATAGTGTCAACCCACCGCCTATCCCGACGGACGACGCACGCCGCTGGGAATTCGCGGTGATGTCGGCTTTCCTGTTGTCCCTGGCCTTCTTCGGCTATCAGGGGCCGGCGCTGGCCCGCAGCAGCGTGGGCGCGCGACTGACTCGGCACGACAACATCACCGATAAGGTGTTGGGCTTTCTGGTGGGCGGCCTCAACGGCTGGCTCATCATCGGTTCGATCTGGTCTTTCCTGGAGTTCCAGCTTGTCGAAGCCAGCAAGTGGGTACGCTTCACGTCGGATATTCCCTATCCGTTTGATCCGGCGCGCATCTCCCGGCCCGCGTCGGACATCGCGACAATCATCGACAATCTGCCCATCCCGTTTCTGACGCAATCGCCCTACATTTTGCCCTTGCTGCTGGTAGGCGTGGTTATCTTTGTGCTGGTGGTACTGGTATAA
- a CDS encoding D-alanine--D-alanine ligase family protein encodes MTNHRKIHIGVIFGGRSGEHEVSLRSARSVMAALDPAKYEVTPIGITKDGRWLAADAAGALADGDAARAVTLLPEPGDAALMAVDHPGGGASNLSVMAELDVVFPVLHGPYGEDGTVQGLLELAGLPYVGAGVVGSAVGMDKAIFKQVMVAGGLPVLPWLLVTRGQWRRDPDAVIAAVETALPYPVFTKPVNLGSSVGISKCRDRAELRAGLAEAARFDRRLLVEQGIDRARELEVAVLGNEEPRASVVGEIRPRREFYDYVAKYMAEPGSEDESELIIPAVLAPELAEAIRDLAVRAYQAIDCAGLGRVDLLLDDRAGQIYLNEINTIPGFTAISMYPKLWEATGMSYSELLDQLIALALERHREKSESETTINVNTFNEAAIAAGEEGTR; translated from the coding sequence ATGACTAATCACCGCAAAATCCACATCGGCGTCATCTTCGGCGGGCGCTCCGGCGAGCACGAAGTATCGCTGCGCTCGGCGCGCTCGGTGATGGCGGCGCTCGACCCGGCCAAGTACGAGGTCACGCCCATCGGCATCACCAAGGACGGCCGCTGGCTGGCCGCCGACGCTGCCGGCGCGCTGGCCGACGGGGACGCGGCGCGGGCGGTGACGCTGTTGCCGGAGCCGGGCGACGCGGCGCTAATGGCTGTCGATCATCCCGGCGGCGGCGCGTCGAATCTGTCGGTCATGGCCGAACTGGACGTGGTCTTTCCCGTGCTCCACGGCCCGTATGGCGAGGACGGCACGGTTCAGGGTTTGCTGGAACTGGCCGGGCTGCCCTACGTCGGCGCGGGGGTGGTCGGGTCGGCGGTGGGCATGGATAAGGCCATCTTTAAGCAGGTCATGGTCGCCGGCGGGCTGCCGGTGCTGCCCTGGCTGCTGGTGACGCGCGGCCAATGGCGGCGCGACCCCGACGCGGTGATTGCCGCCGTCGAGACCGCCCTGCCCTACCCCGTCTTCACCAAACCGGTCAATCTCGGCTCCAGCGTCGGCATCAGCAAATGCCGCGACCGGGCCGAATTGCGGGCCGGGCTGGCCGAGGCGGCGCGCTTCGACCGGCGCTTGCTCGTCGAGCAGGGCATCGACCGCGCCCGCGAGCTGGAAGTGGCCGTGCTGGGCAACGAGGAGCCGCGGGCCAGCGTCGTGGGCGAGATTCGGCCGCGGCGCGAATTCTACGATTACGTCGCCAAATACATGGCCGAGCCGGGTTCGGAGGATGAGTCGGAACTAATCATCCCCGCCGTGCTGGCCCCGGAACTGGCCGAGGCGATTCGCGATCTGGCCGTGCGGGCCTATCAGGCCATCGATTGCGCCGGGCTGGGTCGGGTCGATCTGCTGCTCGACGACCGCGCCGGGCAGATTTATCTGAACGAGATCAACACCATCCCCGGCTTCACGGCGATTTCCATGTATCCCAAATTATGGGAAGCGACCGGTATGAGCTATAGCGAACTGCTGGATCAGCTCATCGCGTTGGCGCTGGAACGCCACCGGGAAAAGTCTGAATCGGAAACGACGATCAACGTAAATACGTTCAACGAAGCGGCCATCGCGGCGGGCGAGGAAGGGACGAGATGA